A single region of the Pyricularia oryzae 70-15 chromosome 4, whole genome shotgun sequence genome encodes:
- a CDS encoding vacuolar ATP synthase subunit C 1, which translates to MPTPSSYALVSLPLRAFDTDDALSALRGTITSDNGSVQPFTIPEFKIGTLDALVQQADDLTKLEAACQGVVSRVADSLKNLLDGDEEKVAQHKTVNDKPTDHYITHFSWNKVRYRADRPLGELIDTMQKELVNIDNDVKGKFTQYNSTKSTMAALQRKQTGNLATKSLTPIVKPSLLVQDSEYLETNLIAVPSIAKKDFLKTYETLAPMVVPRSSVQVAQDDEFTLFAVTTFKKTAAEFLQKCREQKWTPRQYKYVQGGQEEEKRELERIAKEERKVFHEALRLGRTGWSESVMVWAHVMALRVFVETVLRYGLPLEFVSALVKTNPKLVKKVKTSLDKSFSYLGGNAFGRDKQGKIKQDDAALTSEIAAAGVGFGEGNEYTPYVYYEFELP; encoded by the exons ATGCCGACGCCTTCAAGCTACGCTCTGGTTTCTTTGCCGCTGAGGGCGTTCGACACCGATGATGCCCTGTCTGCGCTGCGCGGAACCATCACCTCAGACAACGGCTCCGTCCAACCCTTCACAATACCTGAGTTCAAAATCGGTACTCTCGATGCGCTAGTTCAGCAGGCCGATGACCTCACCAAGCTCGAGGCGGCATGCCAGGGCGTCGTGTCTCGCGTCGCTGACTCGCTCAAGAACCTCCTCGATGGAGACGAGGAGAAGGTTGCGCAGCACAAGACTGTCAACGATA AGCCTACCGACCACTATATAACCCATTTCAGTTGGAACAAGGTTAGGTACCGAGCGGACAGGCCATTGGGAGAGCTCATAGACACAATGCAAAAG GAGCTCGTCAACATCGACAATGACGTCAAGGGCAAATTCACCCAGTACAACTCGACCAAGTCAACCATGGCGGCTTTGCAACGGAAACAGAC AGGCAACCTTGCCACCAAATCTTTGACCCCTATTGTCAAACCCTCCCTTTTGGTGCAAGACTCGGAGTACCTAGAAACAAACCTCATCGCCGTGCCGTCGATTGCAAAGAAGGACTTCCTCAAGACTTACGAAACACTTGCTCCGATGGTCGTACCCCGCTCTTCAGTTCAAGTGGCGCAGGATGACGAGTTTACTCTGTTCGCCGTAACGACTTTCAAGAAGACGGCTGCCGAGTTCCTCCAGAAGTGCCGAGAACAGAAGTGGACACCGCGCCAGTACAAGTACGTCCAGGGCGGACAGGAGGAGGAAAAGCGCGAGCTGGAGCGCATCGCCAAGGAAGAGCGCAAGGTCTTCCATGAGGCGCTGCGCCTTGGCAGGACGGGATGGAGCGAGAGCGTCATGGTGTGGGCACACGTGATGGCCCTCCGGGTGTTTGTCGAAACTGTCCTGCGCTATGGCTTGCCGCTGGAGTTTGTCTCTGCCCTGGTGAAG ACAAATCCCAAGCTGGTGAAGAAGGTCAAGACCTCGTTGGACAAGTCATTCTCTTATCTTGGAGGAAACGCTTTTGGGCGGGACAAGCAAGGCAAGATCAAGCAGGACGATGCCGCATTGACGTCTGAGATTGCCGCTGCGGGAGTTGGTTTTGGGGAGGGCAACGAGTACACACCTTACGTGTACTACGAGTTTGAGCTACCGTAG
- a CDS encoding adenylyl-sulfate kinase yields the protein MATNITWHDGLTRRERNQLRGQRGFTIWFTGLSASGKSTVATALEQHLLHLGLAAYRLDGDNVRFGLNKDLGFSEKDRNENIRRIAEVAKLFADSSVVALTSFISPYRADRQTARELHAQAAQKGDEPLEFVEVYVDIPIEVAEQRDPKGLYKKARAGEIKEFTGISAPYEAPENPEITIKTHENSVEECVAQIVKWLQDKGLVKATP from the exons aTGGCAAC CAACATCACCTGGCACGACGGCCTGACCCGCCGCGAGCGCAACCAGCTGCGcggccagcgcggcttcacaATCTGGTTCACGGGTCTGTCGGCGTCGGGCAAGTCGACGGTGGCGACGGCGCTGGAGCAGCACCTTTTGCACCTGGGCTTGGCCGCGTACCGGCTGGACGGCGACAACGTCCGGTTCGGGCTCAATAAGGACCTGGGCTTTTCGGAAAAGGACCGCAACGAAAACATCCGCCGCATTGCCGAGGTGGCCAAGCTGTTTGCCGACAGCTCCGTCGTGGCGCTGACGTCTTTCATCTCGCCGTACCGCGCCGACAGGCAGACGGCTAGAGAGCTGCACGCGCAGGCCGCGCAAAAGGGCGACGAGCCGCTCGAGTTCGTCGAGGTCTACGTCGACATACCCATCGAGGTCGCCGAGCAGCGCGACCCCAAGGGTCTGTACAAGAAGGCCCGCGCCGGAGAGATCAAGGAGTTTACCGGCATCTCGGCCCCGTACGAGGCACCCGAGAACCCCGAGATCACCATCAAGACCCACGAGAACTCGGTCGAGGAGTGTGTCGCTCAAATTGTCAAGTGGCTGCAGGACAAGGGTCTTGTCAAGGCTACCCCTTGA
- a CDS encoding thioesterase yields MASMIAPNRFVRLLRISHPVSSLAHLPTPTRNATTARLVGTNISSSRLQAPRGQTSYFTTSSGQSGPNTARPRRRGFFSGFLILGGTAFGSFVGTLYLKMTALSVTAEGAASTYKPETTEAQAMEDYINKHPLVQELRANPEMTESRPHLKLPPEWRSHSLTAGTLMGPALVGVPPFDWSETDGKSYVQIAHVGEDLCGYPGIIHGGFLATMLDEGLARCCLPAVSNTIVLTANLNIDYRAPCKANQYIVLRAKTVKVEGRKVSVEGRLETLVEPGETPLLLAEAKALFISPKGAVTASKFLPVQ; encoded by the exons ATGGCTTCGATGATAGCCCCCAACAGATTTGTCCGACTGCTGAGGATATCTCACCCCGTATCGTCACTGGCCCACCTACCCACCCCGACTCGGAACGCCACAACTGCCCGCCTCGTCGGGACGAACATCAGTAGTAGCCGGTTGCAAGCACCACGGGGACAGACTTCTTATTTCACCACAAGTAGCGGACAATCAG GCCCCAACACAGCCCGCCCACGCCGCAGAGGTTTCTTCTCCGGATTCTTGATACTCGGCGGAACAGCATTCGGCTCCTTCGTTGGCACCCTGTACCTCAAAATGACGGCCCTCAGCGTAACGGCCGAAGGTGCGGCGAGCACTTACAAGCCCGAGACCACCGAGGCGCAGGCCATGGAGGACTACATCAACAAGCACCCGCTGGTGCAGGAGCTGCGGGCGAACCCCGAGATGACCGAGTCGCGGCCGCACCTCAAGCTGCCGCCCGAGTGGCGCAGCCACAGCCTGACGGCCGGTACGCTGATGGGCCCCGCCCTGGTCGGCGTGCCGCCCTTTGACTGGTCCGAGACAGACGGCAAGTCGTACGTGCAGATCGCCCACGTCGGCGAGGACTTGTGCGGCTACCCGGGCATCATCCACGGCGGCTTCCTCGCCACCATGCTGGACGAGGGTCTGGCCCGGTGCTGCCTCCCTGCCGTGTCGAACACGATCGTGCTCACAGCAAACCTCAACATTGACTACCGTGCGCCCTGCAAGGCAAATCAGTACATCGTGCTGCGCGCCAAAACGGTCAAGGTGGAGGGTCGCAAAGTGTCGGTCGAGGGCAGGTTAGAGACCTTGGTCGAGCCAGGAGAGACCCCGTTGCTTTTGGCCGAGGCAAAGGCGCTGTTTATATCTCCCAAGGGGGCGGTG ACCGCATCAAAGTTTTTACCAGTCCAATGA